In Coregonus clupeaformis isolate EN_2021a chromosome 15, ASM2061545v1, whole genome shotgun sequence, one genomic interval encodes:
- the LOC123492674 gene encoding GTPase IMAP family member 4-like, with protein sequence MTEHGETSYTGSILPVRRRHSMDGPPYMGGETSGTDPTLPLRRRNSMELNPPEMGGESSSPDSPVSPSVSELRLVLLGRTGAGRSAAGNTILGREEFGAQASPSAVTQRSKRREGDVSGRRLVLVDTPDWFCPGLSLDEMRQDVGLCVRLSAPGPHAFLLVIPVEPSRGEERGVLERIEEMFGEGCWGHTVILFTHADGLKEQSIEEFLQAGSQDLQQLVEKCGAGTTSSTLRTGPMALRSQSCWSR encoded by the exons ATGACTG AACATGGAGAGACCTCATATACAGGTTCCATACTCCCAGTCAGGAGGAGACACAGCATGGATGGTCCTCCATATA TGGGAGGAGAGACCTCCGGTACAGACCCCACACTTCCACTGAGGAGGAGAAACAGCATGGAGTTAAATCCTCCTGAAA tgggaggagagagcagcagtccAGACTCCCCAGTGTCTCCCAGTGTGTCTGAGCTGAGACTGGTGCTGCTGGGGAGGACTGGGGCTGGGAGGAGTGCAGCAGGAAACACCATCCTTGGCAGAGAGGAGTTTGGGGCCCAGGCCAGCCCCTCTGCAGTGACCCAGAGGagtaagaggagagagggggacgtgTCTGGGAGACGGTTGGTGCTGGTGGACACTCCAGACTGGTTCTGTCCTGGACTCTCTCTGGATGAGATGAGACAGGATGTGGGGCtctgtgtccgtctgtctgcccCAGGACCCCACGCCTTCCTCCTGGTCATACCAGTGGAGCCCtccaggggggaggagagaggggtgctggagagaatagaggagatgtTTGGGGAGGGTTGTTGGGGACACACTGTGATTCTATTCACCCATGCTGATGGCCTGAAAGAGCAGAGCATTGAGGAGTTTCTCCAAGCAGGGAGTCAGGACCTCCAGCAGCTTGTAGAGAAATGTGGAGCAGGTACCACGTCCTCAACATTAAGGACAGGGCCCATGGCACTCAGGTCCCAGAGCTGCTGGAGCAGGTAG